In Citrus sinensis cultivar Valencia sweet orange chromosome 3, DVS_A1.0, whole genome shotgun sequence, the sequence GTCGTGTTAGGGTAAATTTTAGCCGTTTGGATTCCGTATTTTCTGGTATGTATGATGATGCTAAAACAAACGTTGCcctgtttttttgttttgctggTTAATGTTTTTGTTCCAGTTTTATTTATGtagaaaacatgaaaaaagaaCCCTTATTGGAGTCCGAAATGCTTACAGATAAATATGAGCTAATAAGACTACGAGAAGAAGATGCAAAATAAAGTGTTTGTTAGAATCTTCTCTGCAATTTTGTTTTGCATTTGATTGCCGGAATTAGGTTGTTGTATTTCGCaatatttagaataaaatttattatatatcatAACTGAACAACTTCAATGCAACCAGGCCTATTAGCTCAGCTGGTTAGAGCGTCGTGCTAATAACGCGAAGGTCGCAGGTTCGAGACCTGCATGGgccataaaataatttttaaaatttaaaataatttttttcttcccaaAATGCCAATTGCCACCAACTCACCAAACCAAGCTCCTGAGTGTTGACTCgacaaattaagaatttaaaaaaataataataatatcaacaaTTGAATAACCCTTTTTGCCCCGAAAATAGTCACCATCTctatacttttaaaaaatgaaaaagaaacaattaaaataaaaataaaaacagaatCACGCTCTCAATTCAATTTGCACCACCCTCTTTTTCTTCAcaaaattttccttaaaatctCCACCCATCAGAAATGGTTGAACCATCACCACCCTCTCCTTCACTCCAAATCCCCAACCACATGGTCCCACCGCCGTTAGATCCGCCGCCACAACCTTCACCGTCACCGCCACAACCACAACAACAAAGAACATCCTCACTCTTTTCATTCCCCAGCAGGCCTGCTCTTAGAGTGACTTCAGAGTTCGACAGTGACAGCTCAATTTTCTTGCACAAGATATCATGCAAGTTATTTGACAGTCTAGCAAAGCTCAAAGTCTCCTTTCAGAACGACAACAAAGGCCAAATCTTCGAACCCCAGTTGGCTTTCACTTCCAAGCATCTCTCCCTTCACTATGATCTTGAAGAACAGAATGCTTTTGTTAAGTCCTCTTTCGATGTTGGTCCTAAGTTGCATTTCAGAGCTGCCCACGATGTCAAGGTCTCTCCTTTCTCTTGTTTCTTCATAAATTTGCTTGcttttcatttatattcaagtttttgagaaatgagtttttttttttttaattgctatGAATTGGACTATGCTTTCGATGAGCTTCTGCTAGTGTTCGAATTAAGGTAAGTTGTATTGTTTTTTGGGGTCCGTATTGTGTATACTCAAGTTTCAAGATAAGGATTTCggtttattttcattttctagttTTTAGCATTAATTTGTTTGGACTATGGGttaaaatttagatattttggCTGAACTTATTGAATTTTTACATTTCAACCATGCTATTGAGAAAATTATGCATCTTTATATTACTAAGAGATTCCCAGGGGTTAAAAATTGCATGTCCAAATGGCCCTGCTTATGTTGttaatgttcaaaattaaGATCCATTGACATGGTGTGATAATTGGAGTCTTTTCGTTTTCAATTTGCATTATCTTGTAGCCATACAAGTGATATGGTTTTGGGAATGTAAGGTAACTGGAGAATTACGAGTTTTTGAGGGCAATTACTCTCTGTTTAAGCTTTATATGTGCTTTTTCTGTCTCTCTAACATTTCTTTTACCTTTTAGGCACAACAAGGAGAGGTGGGAGTCGTTGCAAACCTTGGCGATCCTGGATATGCTCTGGAATTGTCGTCTCCAGTCCCCTATGTTGGTTATGTAAGTCCTATCTTGGCAAATTACCTTCAGCGTTCAGTTGTCTTTGCATTCAAGAAAAGTTGCTTTTGAAGCCTTGGTCATCTGAATACTCATAGCCCGACATCTTTGTTTTTCTATGTTCATCTTTCCCACCAAAATTTTTCCTACAGTTTCATCATTTCCAACATCATCTCTGATGGTTGTTTCACAATGTTACTGCATTCATTATATGTATTTCTGTTTCAGCATGTATAAGTCAACAAGTTAATTATCCTCTTTTATTGCCTTAGTTATCTTCTTTTGATGTTGCAGCCGAAAGCAACTTTTAAATTCCCCCTTGGCGAAGTTTCATTGGTGGAgagagaagaggaagaagtGAAGAAAACATTGTCTATAAGTGGAATCGCTAAAGGTCAGATTTTGAATGGGATCTGCACAGCTCAATACGAGGAGGAAGATTTGAAACTAAGATACTGCTATAAGGTGCTTTG encodes:
- the LOC102615686 gene encoding outer envelope pore protein 37, chloroplastic, with product MVEPSPPSPSLQIPNHMVPPPLDPPPQPSPSPPQPQQQRTSSLFSFPSRPALRVTSEFDSDSSIFLHKISCKLFDSLAKLKVSFQNDNKGQIFEPQLAFTSKHLSLHYDLEEQNAFVKSSFDVGPKLHFRAAHDVKAQQGEVGVVANLGDPGYALELSSPVPYVGYPKATFKFPLGEVSLVEREEEEVKKTLSISGIAKGQILNGICTAQYEEEDLKLRYCYKDEALSFIPTISLPSNALSFALKRQFSPSDKLSYWYNFDSNYWSAVYKHTYGKDFKFKAGYDSEVRLGWASLWVGDEGGKARTAPMKMKVQFMLQVPQDDIKSSALMFRVKKRWDV